GGTTACTACTGGCTCGGATACATAGTGTAGCTTCTCGAACGGCGGCACTTTGTCCTTGAGGCTCACTGCTACTGCTGTTTCGCCTGCACGTGCGTCCTCGAGACCTAGCGCAGCTGCTATGTTACCGGCAGGTATCTCGTCTACGACCTCGCGGTCGGGACCCATGTAGATGCTTACCTGTAGCACCTTAGCGCTCTTGCCAGCGTTTACGAGCCATACCTCGTCGCCCTGGCGCAGGGTGCCGCTGAAGATACGGCCGGTAGCTACTAGGCGGCGTATCTTGGGGTCAACCCTCATGAAGGATATAGCGTATACGAGGGGACCGTTGGGGTCAGCCTCGAGCATCGCTTTGCCTACTTCGCTGTTTATGTCTCCCTTCCATATCTTGGGTATACGGTAGCCCTGGGCTTCACGCGGGTTTGGTATGAACTTGACTACTGCGTCAAGGAGTGCCTCGTGTAGTGGTGCAACCTTTGTAGCGAACTCCTCTATAGCTTCCTTGCCCTTGTTGTAGGCGTCGATTATGTCGCTGAACTTTATGCCACGCTTCTGGGCTAGAGGTATGCTTATGCCCCACTTATCGCGGGCACTACCAAATATCACCATGCCGCTCATTGGGTCTAGCTGCCACTTCTTCTTGAACTCGGGGTCGGCATAGAGGCTGATCAGGTGGTTGACCTCCTTGATTATCTCTACGAACCTCTGCTGTATCTGCTGGGGTGTATACTTTAACTCTTTGATGAGCCTGTCGACCTTGTTTATGAAGAGTATGGGGCGGACACGCTCCTCGAGGCTCTGTCGTAGCACTGTCTCGGTTTGGGGCATTACACCCTCGACTGCATCAACTACCACGATTGAGCCGTCCATCATTCTGAGGCTCCTAGTGACGTGGCCCGAGAAGTCTACGTGACCAGGGGTGTCTACTAGGTTGATTACGTAGGGCTTACCCTGATACTCGTGATAGAGGCTAATGTTCGCAGACTTGACTGTTATACCACGCTGCTGCTCTACCTTGAGGTAGTCTAGAGCAAGTGCTTCGCCAGCTATACGCTGGGATATCATACCTGCTGCTGCGAGCAGCGAGTCGCTAGTCGTAGTCTTACCGTGGTCCACGTGTGCCACGATACCAATGTTTCTTATCTGCTCGACGTTCCTCATTATCTTCAAGATTTCGTCTACATGCTTGACACGCATAGCTTACCCTACCCGGGGAAGAAGGGGCGTGGCGGTCTCCGGGTTATAAGCACGCTGGGTATTAGACCCTGCGCCTAGAGCGGCAAGGCGACTATACGACGATAAAACATCGGGCAACATATCCGGCTCATCCACTAGCTCATGTATCCGGCTTGCCGGGAGACCTATAAGGGGTATGGAGCACGCGATATACACGCTGGGCTCTCTCGTAGCCTAGTACACGCTCGAGTTCTACTATTGAAGCTCTACATATAGCTTCTATGCTACCAAACTTTTCAAGGAGCCTTTCCGCTAGCTTCGGACCGACGCCAGGGAGGCTCTGGACTACGTAGAGCTGCTGCATCCAGAGTTTGTCGAGCCGCGGCTTCCGATGCACGACTACACTACGACGACTGCCATATTGTTCGCGACAAGCTAAGTTGTATATTATCCTGGCCGTTTCGCGCTGGTTGAGACTCCACAGTATACGGATACCATAGTCTAGAGCAAGGGCCGCCAGCGCTAGGCGGATCTGTTGTCCCCGGCTCGTGTACTCTTCAAGTCTAGTCAAGTCACCCTCTATAAGCAGTACAGGGATCTCATAGTATTCAGTGAGGCGTCTCGCTTGATCGAATAGCCTACCATCAAAGAGGCTTTCAGCGAGATCGTGCATTGTCTTACGCTCTATTGCCACTCGATCGGACACAATATAGTCCCCGACGCCAGCCATAGTGTATATCACGGCTGCACCTAGCTCCGCGAGTGCCTCAGGGACGCCGCTTCCGCGTTCCCGTTCATCGACATAGACTCTTGGCCTCCTACATTCGCTCAATCTAGCCCCGCCCAGGGGCTCGGGGGTGTGGAGTACACTAGAGGCTGACGCCCCGGGGAGTGGTGATGATAGTCCGGCGCACCGAACCCTCCTTCCGGGCCGCGTTATGACCCTGGGTAGCGTCATCTGCCTTCTGCTTAGAGGCACCAGATTTAGGTCTCCCGGACCCGCAGAGAGGCCCTGGGTACTCTGCAGCACTAGGCTGGGGTGGATAGGTGCATGGCCAAAACTAGCGGCAAGAAGAAGGAGCCCGTAAGCGGCTCAAAGAAAGAGCTAGTCATTGTCTCTAGGCCAGCTGTGACCCGAGATCAAGTGGAGCGTGACGAGAGGAAGAAGCGTCTCCTCCTAGTACTAAAGACTATGGAGGACCAGGGCGGTATATACGAGAGGAGTCTAGCTCACCTAGTCTACTGGCTACAGAAGGAGAAGGGCATAGACCTGGGTTATAACTTCTACATGGTAGGCGATGTCCCAACCTCCAAGGAACTTCATGAGGATATAGTAGCACTCCTATACGTCGGTTATGCAGAAACTGACCCCAAGACCAAGAAGCTACGCCTAACCAACGACGGCAAAGAGTTCCTAGAGAAGAAGGGCACTGACCCCGAGTTCTTCGAGAAGCTGCGCGCCGCCGTAGAGGAGTTGAAACCCAAGATAGCGGCGCTCGACGCACAGATAGAACTCACAACAATACTCTCGAGGCCGAGAGCACCTCGGCGACGCAGATTCTTCTAGGAGCATATCATTCCTCATCCAAGTTTTTAGATAACCTTCTAAATATACTAGCAACCAATGATCGCTGCCTTAAATCCTCACATTCTACCAGGTGGTATAACCTTAATACTCTGCTAACATAGATTACAATGGCTTATCCATTATCCTGGAGGTAGCGGGGGTCAGGGCCCCGGTGACGCCGCAGGAACTGCGGCTTTTGGATGAGCCGGGCGACGAATTGCACGCCGCCCACTTTCATTATAAGAGCCTTGCAAATAACGAGAATAGGGTTATTGCATAGCCTCTATGCGGGTCTGAGACCTGCTATGAAGAATCCTTGTGTACCATGTATGTGTGGGAGCAGTCGGCGGACGCGCTCGCGGAAGTTATAGGGTTTGTAGCCGGGCGAGCCAGGTATCTCTGGATCCAATGGCTCGAGCTCGCCGAGCATGCTGGATATGTGCTCCTCGCCTTCAAAGGGCAGCAAGCTACACACCGCATAGACTATATAACTACTCTTGTATGTTAGCGCCTTCTTTAGCATCTCGCGCTGGAGAGCCGGGAATCGGCGAATCCAGGCGAGGTCCTCTAGGTGCATCTTGATCGCCGGGTCCTTCCCCATAGCACCACTACTCGTGCAAGGCGCGTCTAGTATGATCTTGTCTGGCTTAGTGCGTAACTCCAGCGAGCGGGAATCAGCGTGAATTATCTCGACACGGCTGGTATCTACTCCATAGAGACGAAGAAGCCTCTTTGTCCGCTTTAGTCGCTCCCAGGACACGTCTACGGCTATTATCCTTGCTCGGTTCTCTGTCAGTTGCATTATTAGTGCATCCTTTATGCCTGGCGCTGCTGCTAGGTCGAGTATTGTATCACCGGGCTCGGGGTGAAGCGCCTCAACGACTAGTGCAGAAGCCTTGTCTTGGAATACTATTTCTCCACGCCACATTTCCTCCAGGTGATGTAGGGGCTCATTGAAGTCTACTACTTCGAGCATATAGGGGAGGTCTGGGTCGCGGCGGACTACTACGCCTTTATCGAGGAGTCTCTCAGCCACGCTATCCACGTCAGCTTTTAACGTGTTTACGCGTATCCACCACTTCTCCTCGTTAAGCGCGGCCAGTAGCTTCTCTGTCTCGTTTCGCCCAAGAACCTCTAGGAACACCTCAACAAACCAGCGTGGGAACGAGTAGACCACCGAGAGCCTTTTGACTGTATCCTCTATGCCTTCTACCAGCTCCTCTACGTTCTCTATGCGGCGCGGCAGGCTCTTAACGAGCCTACGGCGTAGACGCTCAACACTCTCTATATGCTGCACTAGGTGCTCCGACTCGAGACCCCTCAAGAGGAGCCATAGCTTAGCCATGCGGCGAGCGCTCCCACGACTTCCGTAGATCTTCTGCTCAGCGTAACGGAGCAGGTAGTAGTCCGAGACTATGTCGTGCGAGACTCTGTACAAGACCTTGAGAGGCACGTAGCGGGCTGCTTTCCGGTACTCGCGAAGAGCCGCTTGGAACGCCCTGTCATGACTAACATGCTTAGTCATAACAATGTAGAGCACTTTGGCGCTAAAATCTATCAAGCTCCTAGCAATCTTGTCCATGGGCTTCTACTGCACCCCGCACACCTTACCAGCCTTTGCGGCTCCCCAGCACTCTGCCTAGATCCCAAGAGGGACAACACTTAGGGAGCCCTAATCTAGCTCACCTATCACCAAAGTAGTAGTTAAGGGGGCCCGTGGATAAGCCCACATAGACGGCTGCAGTGATGATAGGTGGGCTTACCAGAGCCCTATCAACTACATAAGCAGGGCTATGAAGAGTGTGGCCGTATCTGAGCAAGCACCGAGCAAGCAGAGCCGCCGGACAAACCGTGGGACAATTATCACGAGTCTCTGCTCCGGCCTGCAAGATAGTCGAGAAGACTCTTCTGCCTAGACTTCCCGGACTTATTACTAGCCTCCGTACTCTTAGCCCTATACCATCCTGGCGCTACACGCTTCAGAGTGGACCACGAGCGGCGAACAAACCACGGCGGGCTATGGGGGGACTCCCGGTATGCCTCCCTAATCCATTCTAGCGTATGAGGGTCAGTGGGATAGCCTGAGCCCCGGATACCATAGAGTTGACGGAGCTTCTCTATCTCCTCGTCCCTCACAACCTTGGCTACTATACTCGCTGCCGATACGGGGAGGTATCTTCTATCCGCCTTAGGCTTAGCTACAATAGTTCCCTGAAAGCCAGAAAGACGCCTTACCTCTGAGGCCATTTTCGAGGCTGGCCCAACAGCATCTATATACACAGCATCTAAGTCCCTATAGATGGTTGATGTACGTCGAACGATATGAGCTATTGTCGATATCTCAAGCCGGTTTAGGTTCACCGTGTCTATCACTGCGGGCGGGATCTTCACTATCACCACATAGCTTGCCAGGTCTAGGATTCTTGCAAAGAGTTCCCGGCGCTGGGCTGGCGTAAGCTCCTTGCTGTCACGCACTCCTAGCTTTTCCAGGATCGGCACCGTACTACTATCTACGAGCACGCCAGCCACAACCA
The window above is part of the Pyrodictium delaneyi genome. Proteins encoded here:
- a CDS encoding elongation factor EF-2, with translation MRVKHVDEILKIMRNVEQIRNIGIVAHVDHGKTTTSDSLLAAAGMISQRIAGEALALDYLKVEQQRGITVKSANISLYHEYQGKPYVINLVDTPGHVDFSGHVTRSLRMMDGSIVVVDAVEGVMPQTETVLRQSLEERVRPILFINKVDRLIKELKYTPQQIQQRFVEIIKEVNHLISLYADPEFKKKWQLDPMSGMVIFGSARDKWGISIPLAQKRGIKFSDIIDAYNKGKEAIEEFATKVAPLHEALLDAVVKFIPNPREAQGYRIPKIWKGDINSEVGKAMLEADPNGPLVYAISFMRVDPKIRRLVATGRIFSGTLRQGDEVWLVNAGKSAKVLQVSIYMGPDREVVDEIPAGNIAAALGLEDARAGETAVAVSLKDKVPPFEKLHYVSEPVVTVAIEPKNPKDLPKLIDALYKLSIEDPTIQVKINQETGEYLLSGMGPLHIEIAVWWLKETFGLEVKTSPPIVVYRETVRAKSQVFEGKSPNKHNKLYISVEPLDEETIKLIQNGEITEDQDVYERAKILKEKAGWDYDEAKRIWAIDENINIFIDKTTGVQHLREVKDTIIQGFRLAMKEGPLAKEPVRGLKVVLHDAVIHEDPAHRGPAQIYPAVRNAIYAAILTSKPTLLEPLQKLDIRVPQEYVSNVIAVISRKRGKILDMKEYGVMMRIIAELPVAESFDLAAELRSATQGRAFWGTEFSRWAPVPDNMLMDLVKKIRERKGLPPEPPKPEDFITPF
- a CDS encoding ERCC4 domain-containing protein produces the protein MSECRRPRVYVDERERGSGVPEALAELGAAVIYTMAGVGDYIVSDRVAIERKTMHDLAESLFDGRLFDQARRLTEYYEIPVLLIEGDLTRLEEYTSRGQQIRLALAALALDYGIRILWSLNQRETARIIYNLACREQYGSRRSVVVHRKPRLDKLWMQQLYVVQSLPGVGPKLAERLLEKFGSIEAICRASIVELERVLGYERAQRVYRVLHTPYRSPGKPDT
- the rnhB gene encoding ribonuclease HII, whose protein sequence is MSVMRDTSIRRDIVAYSRDDVVLPRSKGKLLGIDEAGRGPIIGPMVVAGVLVDSSTVPILEKLGVRDSKELTPAQRRELFARILDLASYVVIVKIPPAVIDTVNLNRLEISTIAHIVRRTSTIYRDLDAVYIDAVGPASKMASEVRRLSGFQGTIVAKPKADRRYLPVSAASIVAKVVRDEEIEKLRQLYGIRGSGYPTDPHTLEWIREAYRESPHSPPWFVRRSWSTLKRVAPGWYRAKSTEASNKSGKSRQKSLLDYLAGRSRDS
- a CDS encoding RsmB/NOP family class I SAM-dependent RNA methyltransferase, which gives rise to MDKIARSLIDFSAKVLYIVMTKHVSHDRAFQAALREYRKAARYVPLKVLYRVSHDIVSDYYLLRYAEQKIYGSRGSARRMAKLWLLLRGLESEHLVQHIESVERLRRRLVKSLPRRIENVEELVEGIEDTVKRLSVVYSFPRWFVEVFLEVLGRNETEKLLAALNEEKWWIRVNTLKADVDSVAERLLDKGVVVRRDPDLPYMLEVVDFNEPLHHLEEMWRGEIVFQDKASALVVEALHPEPGDTILDLAAAPGIKDALIMQLTENRARIIAVDVSWERLKRTKRLLRLYGVDTSRVEIIHADSRSLELRTKPDKIILDAPCTSSGAMGKDPAIKMHLEDLAWIRRFPALQREMLKKALTYKSSYIVYAVCSLLPFEGEEHISSMLGELEPLDPEIPGSPGYKPYNFRERVRRLLPHIHGTQGFFIAGLRPA